In Hamadaea flava, a genomic segment contains:
- a CDS encoding substrate-binding domain-containing protein has translation MGKTVVFVAATMTNPGIAGVAKGTSEAAGAIGWNLQVIDGDGTPAGINLAFSQALGLDPDGIIVAGFDTKLTSRQVRQAKAAGIPLVGWHVADTPRPGAGSELFANVTTDVQDVARISAQWIIAESGGSAGVVIFTDLSIPFARNKSQLIKRALEDCSGVKILSTEDIPIADSSNQTPQRTASLIGRLGDAWTYSVAINDLYFADAAAALHDAGKPGDGAPLNLGAGDGDPMAFNSIRTGHYQAATVPEPLLEQGWQTIDELNRALSGKPRSGYVAPVHLTTIDNIDGATYWEPADNYREHYMQVWRR, from the coding sequence TCGCGGCGACCATGACCAACCCTGGGATAGCCGGCGTCGCCAAAGGCACCTCGGAAGCCGCGGGCGCCATCGGCTGGAACCTGCAGGTCATCGACGGCGATGGCACGCCAGCCGGTATCAACCTCGCCTTCAGCCAAGCCCTCGGCCTGGATCCCGACGGCATCATCGTCGCCGGGTTCGACACCAAGCTGACGTCTCGCCAAGTGCGACAGGCAAAGGCGGCCGGCATCCCACTGGTCGGCTGGCACGTCGCCGACACGCCTCGTCCAGGCGCGGGATCGGAACTGTTCGCGAACGTCACCACCGACGTCCAGGACGTCGCCAGAATCAGTGCGCAGTGGATCATCGCGGAATCGGGAGGCAGCGCCGGTGTCGTGATCTTCACCGATCTGTCCATCCCGTTCGCCCGGAACAAGTCCCAGCTGATCAAGCGGGCGCTGGAGGACTGCTCTGGAGTCAAGATCCTTTCGACTGAGGACATACCGATCGCCGATTCCAGCAATCAGACGCCGCAGCGAACCGCATCGTTGATCGGTCGCCTGGGCGACGCGTGGACATACTCCGTCGCGATCAACGATCTTTACTTCGCCGACGCCGCGGCGGCACTGCATGATGCCGGGAAGCCGGGTGACGGTGCGCCCCTCAACCTCGGAGCCGGTGACGGCGACCCGATGGCCTTCAACAGCATCCGAACCGGCCACTATCAGGCCGCGACTGTGCCCGAGCCGCTGCTCGAACAGGGGTGGCAGACGATCGACGAACTCAATCGAGCCCTCAGCGGCAAGCCCCGCAGCGGGTACGTCGCGCCAGTGCACCTCACGACCATCGACAACATCGACGGCGCTACCTACTGGGAACCCGCCGACAACTATCGTGAGCACTACATGCAGGTCTGGCGCAGGTAG
- a CDS encoding threonine ammonia-lyase, producing the protein MVTLADIRAAADRIEGVVVRTPLLPAPGVGPDLWLKPESLQPTGAFKLRGATNAVRSLGAEALPAGVVTHSSGNHGQALAYAARAAGIPCWVVVPEGAPKVKVAAIRAQGAEIVLVPPAQRLAAAEKIAAERGATLVPPFDDPAVIAGQGTVGLEIVEDLPDVDVILVQVGGGGLVSGVAAAVKAVSPSARVIGVEPELAAETAEGLRAGTLVPWPVERTYRTIADGVRTSPSELTFAHIQTYVDDIVTVTEEQIRAAVGVLAYQARIVAEPSGALTAAAYLAGKAPTGRTVAIVSGGNADPALLHDLLRP; encoded by the coding sequence CTGGTGACTCTAGCCGACATTCGCGCTGCCGCCGACCGCATCGAGGGGGTCGTCGTGCGTACGCCGCTGCTGCCGGCTCCGGGGGTCGGCCCGGATCTGTGGCTCAAACCCGAGAGCCTGCAACCCACCGGCGCGTTCAAGCTGCGCGGCGCGACCAACGCCGTCCGCTCGCTGGGCGCCGAGGCGCTACCGGCCGGAGTCGTGACTCACTCGTCGGGCAACCACGGCCAGGCTTTGGCGTACGCCGCCCGGGCGGCCGGGATCCCCTGCTGGGTGGTGGTTCCAGAGGGTGCGCCGAAGGTGAAGGTGGCGGCGATCCGGGCGCAGGGCGCCGAGATCGTGCTCGTCCCGCCCGCGCAACGGCTGGCGGCGGCGGAGAAGATCGCGGCCGAGCGTGGTGCCACTCTCGTGCCGCCGTTCGACGACCCGGCGGTCATCGCCGGTCAGGGCACGGTCGGGTTGGAGATCGTCGAGGATCTGCCCGACGTGGATGTGATCCTCGTGCAGGTCGGCGGTGGGGGACTGGTCTCCGGCGTGGCGGCGGCGGTCAAGGCGGTCAGCCCGTCGGCGCGCGTCATCGGGGTGGAGCCGGAGTTGGCGGCCGAGACCGCCGAAGGGCTGCGCGCCGGGACGCTGGTGCCGTGGCCGGTGGAACGGACCTATCGGACCATCGCCGACGGCGTACGCACCAGCCCGTCCGAGCTGACCTTCGCGCACATCCAGACCTATGTGGACGATATCGTCACCGTCACGGAGGAACAGATCCGGGCGGCGGTCGGCGTGCTGGCGTACCAGGCCCGCATCGTCGCCGAGCCCAGCGGCGCGCTCACCGCGGCGGCGTACCTGGCGGGGAAGGCGCCCACCGGGCGTACCGTCGCGATCGTCTCCGGCGGAAACGCGGATCCGGCGCTGTTGCACGACCTTCTACGGCCGTAA